One part of the Indicator indicator isolate 239-I01 chromosome 5, UM_Iind_1.1, whole genome shotgun sequence genome encodes these proteins:
- the LOC128966952 gene encoding interferon lambda-3-like: MLRLNFILLIVLLLGASLGDAFPSDALKKTCSLSKYQFIVPHELKAMQKMKKEFKDLMLLSDRRCHTNLFHRRKSLAPAELSVPDRLMLVEAELDFAITMLELPAPTRFAEMRQRPLAFLTQAQEDLRDCMAVEAPSHQPSRKLRQQLQKLETARKTETTGCLEASAILHLFQILNNLQCAALRDECS; the protein is encoded by the exons ATGCTGCGCCTCAACTTCATCCTGCTAATTGTTCTGTTACTTGGGGCCAGTCTCGGGGATGCCTTCCCCTCAGACGCCCTGAAGAAGACCTGCAGTCTGTCCAAGTACCAGTTCATCGTGCCCCACGAGCTGAAGGCTATgcagaagatgaaaaaagagTTT AAAGACCTCATGCTGCTGTCAGACCGCAGATGCCACACCAACCTCTTCCATCGGAGAAAGAGTCTAGCACCAGCAGAGCTGTCG GTACCTGACCGACTGATGCTGGTAGAAGCTGAGCTGGACTTTGCCATCACCATGCTGGAGCTCCCTGCCCCCACCAGATTCGCTGAGATGCGCCAGCGCCCCTTGGCCTTCCTCACCCAGGCCCAGGAGGACCTGCGAGACTGC ATGGCCGTAGAGGCTCCTTCACATCAGCCCTCCAGAAAACTGAGGCAACAGCTGCAAAAGCTGGAGACAGCCAGGAAAACA GAGACCACGGGCTGCCTGGAGGCCTCTGCCATCCTCCACCTCTTCCAAATCCTGAACAACCTACAGTGTGCAGCTCTCCGGGATGAGTGCAGTTAG